The Niallia alba genome includes a window with the following:
- a CDS encoding glycoside hydrolase family 1 protein, with the protein MEQIKQAIPEDFILGAAASAWQTEGWTGKKDSQDSYMDLWYKNNKNVWHNGYGPGIATDFYNRYKEDINIMNEIGLTHFRTSINWSRFLLDYENAVVDEEYAAYIDNVIDELIEKGVEPMICLEHYELPAILFEKYGGWNDRHIVDLFVKYAEKVLDRYGNKVKHWFTFNEPIVVQTRVYLDAIRYPFEQNTRKWMQWNYHKALATAKVVELFKQKQLRDHGAKIGVILNPEVTYARSSATHDQDAARIYDLFFNRVFLDPSIKGTYPEELMTLLKKHDILFEHTEEDLVAIKNNTVDYVGINLYYPHRVKARTTAWNENTPFHPSYYYEMFDMPGKKMNPFRGWEIYPQIMFDMAIRLKEDYGNIEWFVAENGMGVENEFKYKNDRGVIQDDYRIEFISEHLKWLLKAIEQGVNCKGYMLWAFTDNVSPMNAFKNRYGLVEINLEENRNREMKKSAYWYKQIIETREITVKNDDFIK; encoded by the coding sequence ATGGAACAAATAAAACAAGCTATTCCAGAAGATTTTATATTAGGAGCTGCAGCATCCGCATGGCAGACAGAAGGATGGACAGGAAAAAAAGACTCACAGGATTCCTATATGGATCTTTGGTATAAAAACAATAAAAATGTTTGGCATAATGGCTATGGACCAGGCATCGCCACAGACTTTTATAATCGATACAAAGAAGATATTAATATAATGAACGAAATTGGGTTAACGCATTTTCGGACATCCATCAATTGGTCTCGTTTTCTGCTTGATTATGAAAATGCAGTGGTAGATGAGGAATATGCAGCTTACATCGACAATGTCATTGATGAGCTAATAGAAAAAGGCGTAGAACCGATGATTTGTTTAGAGCATTATGAATTGCCAGCTATTCTTTTTGAAAAATATGGTGGATGGAATGACAGACATATTGTTGATTTATTCGTTAAATATGCAGAAAAAGTATTGGATAGATATGGAAATAAAGTAAAGCACTGGTTTACTTTCAATGAGCCTATTGTTGTACAAACTCGTGTTTATTTAGATGCCATTCGTTATCCGTTTGAGCAAAATACAAGAAAATGGATGCAATGGAATTACCATAAGGCCCTCGCTACTGCTAAAGTAGTGGAATTATTTAAACAAAAACAGCTACGTGATCATGGCGCAAAAATCGGCGTGATTTTGAATCCAGAAGTTACGTATGCAAGGTCTTCTGCTACTCATGATCAAGATGCGGCCCGCATCTATGACCTATTTTTTAATCGTGTGTTTCTAGATCCATCAATTAAAGGAACATACCCGGAAGAGTTAATGACACTATTGAAAAAACACGATATTCTATTTGAACATACAGAGGAAGATTTGGTTGCCATAAAAAACAATACGGTTGACTATGTAGGCATTAATTTATATTATCCACATCGGGTCAAAGCAAGAACAACGGCATGGAACGAAAATACTCCTTTTCATCCATCCTATTATTACGAAATGTTTGATATGCCGGGGAAAAAAATGAACCCATTCCGGGGCTGGGAAATTTATCCGCAAATTATGTTTGATATGGCTATCCGTTTGAAGGAAGATTACGGCAATATAGAATGGTTTGTTGCAGAAAATGGAATGGGTGTGGAAAATGAATTTAAATACAAGAATGACCGTGGAGTAATCCAAGATGATTATCGGATAGAATTTATTAGTGAACATCTTAAATGGTTATTAAAAGCAATCGAACAAGGAGTAAACTGTAAAGGTTATATGCTTTGGGCTTTCACGGATAATGTGTCCCCCATGAATGCCTTCAAAAACAGATATGGGCTTGTAGAGATTAACTTAGAGGAAAACCGCAATCGAGAAATGAAAAAGTCAGCTTATTGGTATAAGCAAATCATTGAAACGAGAGAAATAACAGTTAAAAATGATGATTTTATTAAATAA
- a CDS encoding PTS sugar transporter subunit IIC, translating to MSFKDKATETLGNVAYKITNQKYIMAIKKAFVTLMPVIITGAFAVLIANMVMGTESGLAHFKAFAFLADYQPIMKAIQYATLNFLTIGAVFLIGIELGRINGHQSLFPGILAMMSYISVIPTTLELLVNEKSQLVVDVLARQFSDPKSLFLGMIIAIISVEIYCKLSKVDKLKIKMPDSVPSNVATSFSALIPSILTVTIVATFGFLFYKITGIYLYEAVYNIVQRPLESVMQGLPGILILMFVAQFFWVIGIHGNQMVKPIREPLLLASITVNMTAFQEGKEIPNIITMPFWDVYMSIGGSGVTIGLLIAIFIVSKREEMRSIAKLSIGPGVFNINEPVIFGLPVMLNPVMAIPFIITPLITGTIGYIATLTGFAGKAVVMVPWTTPPIINAYLSTAGSVGAVITQIICIVVSVLIYLPFVLIANKAPTVPENE from the coding sequence ATGAGTTTTAAAGATAAAGCTACAGAGACCCTTGGTAATGTTGCTTACAAAATTACAAATCAAAAATATATTATGGCCATTAAAAAAGCATTTGTTACTTTAATGCCTGTCATTATAACTGGGGCGTTTGCCGTTTTGATCGCCAATATGGTTATGGGAACAGAGAGCGGATTAGCTCATTTTAAGGCATTTGCCTTTTTAGCTGATTATCAGCCAATTATGAAAGCAATTCAATACGCTACGTTAAACTTTCTTACTATTGGAGCTGTTTTTCTCATTGGTATTGAACTCGGGCGGATAAATGGTCATCAATCGTTATTCCCTGGAATATTAGCGATGATGTCCTATATATCTGTAATTCCAACAACGCTTGAATTACTTGTCAATGAAAAAAGCCAATTGGTAGTTGATGTTTTAGCTAGACAGTTTTCTGATCCAAAAAGTTTATTTCTTGGAATGATTATCGCGATTATATCGGTAGAGATTTACTGCAAATTGTCTAAAGTAGATAAGTTGAAAATCAAGATGCCAGATAGTGTCCCATCAAATGTAGCAACTTCGTTCTCAGCACTAATTCCTTCTATTTTAACTGTAACGATTGTTGCGACTTTTGGATTTCTTTTTTACAAAATTACAGGGATTTATTTATATGAAGCAGTATATAACATTGTACAAAGACCTTTAGAAAGTGTAATGCAAGGACTGCCAGGAATTCTTATTCTCATGTTCGTTGCCCAATTTTTCTGGGTGATTGGTATTCATGGAAATCAAATGGTAAAACCGATAAGGGAGCCGTTATTACTTGCCTCCATTACCGTAAATATGACTGCCTTCCAAGAAGGAAAAGAGATACCAAATATTATTACGATGCCATTTTGGGATGTATACATGAGCATTGGTGGCTCAGGTGTAACAATTGGTTTATTAATCGCCATCTTTATCGTATCGAAACGAGAAGAAATGAGAAGTATTGCTAAATTATCCATTGGACCAGGTGTTTTTAATATTAATGAGCCAGTAATATTCGGATTGCCAGTTATGTTGAACCCAGTTATGGCAATACCATTTATTATTACACCGCTAATTACAGGGACAATTGGCTATATTGCAACACTTACTGGTTTTGCTGGTAAGGCTGTCGTGATGGTTCCTTGGACAACGCCGCCAATTATTAATGCGTATTTATCAACAGCAGGAAGTGTTGGTGCCGTTATTACACAAATCATTTGTATTGTTGTTTCGGTTCTTATTTACTTGCCATTTGTATTGATTGCAAATAAAGCCCCTACTGTTCCAGAAAACGAATAA
- a CDS encoding BglG family transcription antiterminator — MRQQKILHQLMQSKAPLSSDYLANSLNVTTRTIRSDTKALTNVLKNNGAEVVLVRKKGYELVIENYHYFKPFLTKIMNENQLSTSIPIEPEERVDYVLKRLLLAEGYLKVEQFVEELFVSESSIKNDLKEVRRLLQAFNLDLDKKPNYGLKIKGEEAKLRYCLAAYVFDQEETKSILPNKNIEEIQKIIVEQAKRSGIFLSDIGVNNLATHIAIACIRIQHNNYVSMPLKEMQPLKEKKEFQVATQIVQFLENELQVAFPESEIAYITIHLLGAKMVVYQSDSRENILDMIEEDILALTKAVLLEVEQQLELDISYDEELIYGLCLHLRPAINRYKYDLTIKNPLLAEIKKNYQMSFDAAVIMGDFLSRYRNMNINEDEIGYLALHIGAALERKKAKGSVKRCLIVCATGVASAQLLYHKLQSTFGNRLDIVGTANMFSIDNYDLSTIDFIVSTIPIKRELTIPVIDVHTILREEDISKLEHIVVDRVENTLQYFHPSLSFFQQDFQTKEDVLAFLASEIIQAGMAPDHFFELIMEREEIAPTSYGNLVAIPHPIKPITESTFLSICTLEKPIQWGDNKVQFIFLLSVQKKYKKDIQKLYQLLVKISGNAYLVNQLLKVKSFAEFKACIVNMVQ, encoded by the coding sequence ATGAGACAACAAAAGATATTACATCAGCTTATGCAGTCAAAAGCACCTTTATCCAGTGATTACTTAGCAAATAGCCTGAATGTAACGACTAGAACAATAAGAAGTGACACAAAAGCATTAACCAATGTATTAAAAAATAATGGAGCGGAAGTTGTGCTAGTAAGAAAGAAGGGCTATGAACTAGTTATTGAAAATTATCATTATTTTAAACCGTTTTTAACGAAAATAATGAACGAAAATCAATTAAGTACTTCCATTCCTATAGAACCAGAGGAAAGAGTGGACTATGTTCTCAAACGCCTTTTATTAGCAGAGGGATACCTGAAAGTTGAACAATTTGTAGAGGAGCTGTTTGTGAGTGAATCCTCTATTAAAAATGATTTGAAGGAAGTAAGAAGATTATTGCAGGCATTTAACTTAGATTTGGACAAGAAGCCAAACTATGGCTTGAAAATAAAAGGAGAAGAGGCTAAGCTTCGATATTGTCTTGCCGCATATGTATTTGATCAAGAAGAAACAAAGTCTATTCTTCCTAATAAAAACATAGAAGAAATCCAAAAGATTATTGTGGAGCAAGCAAAGCGATCTGGTATTTTTCTTTCAGATATTGGAGTGAATAATTTAGCGACACATATTGCGATTGCTTGTATTCGAATTCAACATAACAATTATGTTTCTATGCCTTTAAAAGAAATGCAACCTCTAAAAGAAAAGAAAGAATTTCAAGTGGCGACACAGATTGTTCAGTTTTTAGAAAACGAGTTGCAAGTTGCTTTTCCTGAGTCAGAGATTGCCTATATAACGATTCATCTATTAGGTGCGAAAATGGTAGTTTACCAATCTGATAGCAGGGAGAATATACTCGATATGATAGAGGAGGATATTTTAGCTTTAACGAAAGCGGTGCTGCTGGAAGTGGAGCAACAATTAGAATTAGATATTTCTTATGATGAAGAATTGATTTATGGTTTATGTTTGCATTTAAGGCCAGCGATTAATAGATATAAATACGATTTAACAATAAAAAATCCATTGCTTGCAGAAATAAAGAAAAATTACCAAATGTCCTTCGATGCAGCGGTTATTATGGGGGATTTCTTAAGTAGATATCGGAACATGAACATTAATGAGGATGAAATAGGTTATTTGGCCTTGCATATTGGAGCAGCGCTAGAGAGGAAGAAGGCAAAGGGAAGTGTTAAAAGATGCCTAATTGTATGCGCTACCGGTGTGGCAAGCGCTCAATTACTGTATCATAAACTTCAATCTACCTTTGGGAATAGACTGGATATTGTAGGAACAGCTAATATGTTTTCCATCGATAACTATGATCTTAGCACAATAGATTTTATTGTCAGCACCATTCCTATTAAAAGGGAATTAACTATACCAGTTATTGATGTACATACGATTTTAAGAGAAGAAGACATTAGCAAATTAGAACATATTGTTGTTGATAGAGTCGAAAATACATTGCAATATTTTCATCCAAGTCTCAGTTTTTTTCAACAAGATTTTCAAACGAAAGAAGACGTACTAGCATTTTTAGCAAGTGAGATTATTCAGGCCGGAATGGCTCCGGACCATTTCTTTGAGTTAATCATGGAAAGAGAAGAGATTGCTCCAACCAGCTATGGAAATTTAGTTGCTATTCCTCATCCAATAAAACCAATCACCGAAAGCACTTTTCTATCCATTTGCACACTGGAAAAGCCAATTCAATGGGGAGATAATAAGGTGCAATTTATTTTCTTATTAAGTGTACAAAAGAAATATAAAAAAGATATTCAAAAATTATATCAGTTATTAGTTAAAATATCAGGAAATGCCTATTTAGTGAATCAACTATTAAAAGTAAAGTCATTTGCTGAATTTAAAGCATGTATCGTCAATATGGTTCAATAG
- a CDS encoding DNA-3-methyladenine glycosylase has product MDYINTSTEEIARQLLGKLLIHQTPTHTYSGYIVETEAYLGVEDMACHSYAGRRTPRLESMYNIGGTVYVYTMHTHHMLNIVTKEAGNPQAVLIRAVEPLQGTVQMGKNRKATGITVCNGPGKLTKAMEITKALDGVLINEGSLCITEGKVPSIIAISPRVGIPNKEDWTAKPLRYYVKGHPFVSGMKKREILHEKEYWL; this is encoded by the coding sequence ATCGATTATATAAATACATCAACAGAGGAAATAGCAAGACAACTTTTAGGGAAATTACTTATTCACCAAACACCAACACATACATATAGTGGCTATATTGTTGAGACAGAGGCTTATCTTGGTGTGGAAGATATGGCTTGTCATAGCTATGCTGGAAGACGAACACCTAGATTAGAATCGATGTATAACATAGGTGGGACAGTCTATGTCTACACCATGCATACGCACCATATGTTGAATATTGTAACAAAGGAAGCAGGGAATCCACAGGCTGTGCTTATTCGAGCAGTTGAACCCCTTCAAGGAACAGTTCAGATGGGAAAAAATCGAAAGGCAACAGGCATAACAGTCTGTAATGGTCCAGGTAAATTAACGAAAGCAATGGAAATTACAAAGGCTTTAGATGGCGTATTAATAAATGAAGGGTCCTTATGTATTACAGAGGGAAAGGTGCCATCGATAATTGCCATATCTCCGAGAGTGGGAATTCCAAATAAGGAGGATTGGACAGCTAAGCCCCTTCGATATTATGTAAAAGGACATCCTTTTGTTTCTGGAATGAAAAAAAGAGAGATCCTGCACGAGAAGGAATATTGGCTTTAA